The following proteins are encoded in a genomic region of Brachyspira pilosicoli:
- a CDS encoding periplasmic-type flagellar collar protein FlbB produces the protein MKFKIAILTVVNLIAFIALLYMFDIFGVVNYYTLMRTKIAPNVPSFLTRFTQKPRVEDMTLLARDDLAKMRESFNLREKDIQAQEALIASRAIELNSQSELIEQDRQNLLNAWSNYQATMDESAQYQLVLTDLANKINSMPPQNSVALLNQLAANGSDDLIIDVLVEMDSIAAAEGRNSTTSYLLSLMDPTVAARILEKYEARTNPNNNTVPSSPNDFPSYTPDNNEMLNDGIMDMGA, from the coding sequence ATGAAATTTAAAATAGCAATATTGACTGTAGTTAATTTAATAGCTTTTATAGCATTACTTTATATGTTTGATATATTTGGAGTTGTTAATTATTATACTTTAATGCGTACCAAAATAGCTCCTAATGTGCCTTCTTTTTTAACTAGATTTACACAAAAGCCAAGAGTTGAGGATATGACTCTTTTGGCTAGAGATGATCTTGCTAAGATGAGAGAATCTTTTAACTTAAGAGAAAAAGATATACAAGCACAAGAAGCTTTAATAGCTAGCAGGGCTATAGAATTAAATTCGCAATCTGAATTAATAGAACAAGACAGACAAAACTTATTAAATGCTTGGTCTAATTATCAGGCTACTATGGACGAATCTGCTCAATATCAATTAGTACTTACAGATTTGGCTAATAAAATTAACAGCATGCCTCCTCAAAACTCTGTTGCCTTACTTAATCAATTAGCAGCTAATGGTTCTGATGATTTAATTATTGATGTATTAGTAGAAATGGATTCTATAGCTGCAGCAGAAGGAAGAAACAGTACTACTTCTTATTTGCTTAGTTTGATGGACCCTACAGTTGCAGCAAGAATATTAGAGAAGTATGAAGCCCGCACTAATCCTAATAACAATACAGTGCCTTCATCTCCTAATGATTTCCCGTCATATACTCCAGATAATAATGAAATGCTTAATGACGGCATAATGGATATGGGAGCTTAA
- a CDS encoding S41 family peptidase, translating to MMKNKERALWIFLLIFVLAISFFNFKSPSIAIAQQGMAQSDNDFYYYSRLFQKVFATLQQNFVDTNNVTTKKLMYGAIKGMLEATDDPFTFLLDEKLNEALSTEMSGKYGGVGLSISKQPDRGLLVVAPIEDGPGEKAGILPGDVIIEINGESTKDMSVDNAANIMRGKAGTKVKLKIARQGVVDPIEYTLTRAIVEIKSVKYKMLEDSTIGYIRITNFGDDTSKELDTALVDLKKKGMTKLILDLRNNPGGRLDTAINIVEEFLSDGKIVYTRGRTKNENQDYYATVKGDQWVDGDMLVLVNQYSASASEILAGALQDNNRAKLLGETTFGKFSVQYVLPLDVKDNTAFKFTVAHYYTPNGRRLHGKGLTPDFVVVEPKLSNTDVIALTELRKGGQIAEYVKKYPKEEADENALPQFKEELKNQNIIASDYLLERLIYNERNLGNYNEIVDLRYDKQLKSAIDYLNTGKQPPQDKEEPRENWSNEKE from the coding sequence ATGATGAAAAACAAAGAGCGAGCATTATGGATATTTCTTTTAATATTTGTTTTGGCCATATCATTTTTTAATTTTAAGAGTCCTTCAATAGCGATAGCACAGCAAGGTATGGCTCAATCAGATAATGATTTTTATTATTACAGCAGATTATTTCAAAAAGTTTTTGCTACATTACAGCAGAACTTTGTTGATACAAATAATGTTACTACCAAAAAACTTATGTATGGTGCTATTAAAGGTATGCTTGAGGCTACCGATGACCCATTTACATTTTTGCTTGATGAAAAATTAAATGAGGCGCTTAGTACAGAGATGTCTGGAAAATATGGCGGAGTTGGTTTATCTATATCAAAACAGCCAGATAGAGGTCTTTTGGTTGTTGCTCCTATAGAAGATGGTCCTGGTGAAAAGGCTGGAATATTACCTGGAGACGTTATTATAGAGATAAATGGCGAAAGCACTAAAGATATGTCTGTAGATAATGCTGCTAATATCATGCGCGGAAAGGCTGGCACTAAAGTAAAATTAAAAATAGCAAGACAAGGGGTGGTTGATCCTATAGAATATACTTTAACAAGAGCCATAGTTGAGATAAAAAGCGTAAAATATAAAATGTTAGAAGACAGCACTATAGGATATATTAGAATAACAAACTTTGGAGATGATACTTCAAAAGAATTAGATACGGCTTTAGTTGATCTTAAAAAGAAAGGTATGACAAAGCTTATCTTAGATTTAAGAAATAACCCAGGCGGAAGATTAGATACTGCTATTAATATTGTGGAAGAGTTCTTATCTGATGGTAAAATAGTTTATACAAGAGGAAGAACTAAAAATGAAAATCAGGACTATTATGCTACTGTAAAAGGCGATCAGTGGGTAGATGGAGATATGTTGGTTCTTGTTAATCAGTATAGCGCTTCTGCATCAGAGATTTTAGCCGGAGCTTTACAAGATAATAATAGAGCAAAATTATTAGGTGAAACTACATTTGGTAAATTTAGTGTTCAGTATGTACTTCCTTTAGATGTAAAAGATAATACTGCTTTTAAGTTTACAGTAGCACATTATTATACACCTAATGGTAGAAGACTTCATGGTAAAGGATTAACTCCAGATTTTGTAGTTGTTGAGCCTAAATTAAGTAATACAGATGTAATAGCATTAACAGAGCTTAGAAAAGGCGGACAGATTGCAGAATATGTAAAAAAATATCCAAAAGAAGAGGCTGATGAAAATGCTTTACCTCAATTTAAAGAGGAACTTAAAAATCAGAATATTATAGCGAGTGATTATTTGCTTGAGAGGTTAATATATAATGAGCGTAATTTGGGTAATTATAATGAGATAGTTGATCTTAGATATGATAAGCAGCTTAAATCTGCTATTGATTATTTGAATACAGGGAAACAGCCTCCTCAAGATAAAGAAGAACCAAGAGAAAATTGGTCTAATGAAAAAGAATAA
- a CDS encoding DUF5058 family protein translates to MNEEILKLANQLILWPLCAVVVIISLVQAILYTRLANKTAKTLGITSETCQKAFKAGLITAIGPAISGFIVMVGMISVIGAPMSWMRLSIIGAATTEMAGAQFGAEAMGVQFGGPDYNEVALVVSWITMAANGCGWLISASIMGSKLEKLRTKISGGNQAGLALLSAASMVAVFGNLASGYLPKIDTAASVLAAALTMFILVKFVSKTKIGLKIREYNLGIAMIVGMAVALIVKISIGG, encoded by the coding sequence ATGAATGAAGAAATTTTAAAATTAGCCAATCAATTAATATTATGGCCATTATGTGCTGTTGTTGTTATTATAAGTTTGGTACAAGCTATATTATATACAAGACTTGCTAATAAAACAGCAAAAACTTTGGGCATTACAAGTGAGACTTGCCAAAAAGCTTTTAAAGCTGGTTTAATAACTGCAATAGGACCTGCTATATCTGGTTTTATAGTAATGGTAGGAATGATATCTGTTATAGGAGCACCTATGAGCTGGATGAGACTTTCTATTATTGGTGCTGCTACTACAGAGATGGCTGGAGCACAATTTGGTGCTGAAGCTATGGGGGTACAATTCGGAGGACCTGATTATAATGAGGTTGCTTTGGTTGTATCTTGGATTACTATGGCTGCTAATGGATGCGGTTGGTTGATATCTGCATCAATTATGGGAAGTAAATTAGAGAAATTAAGAACAAAAATTTCCGGAGGTAATCAGGCTGGTTTAGCTTTACTTTCTGCTGCTTCTATGGTTGCGGTATTTGGTAATTTGGCTTCTGGTTATTTACCTAAAATAGATACTGCTGCTTCTGTTTTAGCTGCTGCTTTAACTATGTTTATATTAGTGAAGTTTGTGTCAAAAACTAAGATTGGACTTAAAATTCGTGAATACAATTTGGGTATTGCAATGATAGTTGGTATGGCTGTTGCTTTAATTGTAAAAATATCTATTGGAGGTTAA
- a CDS encoding FtsW/RodA/SpoVE family cell cycle protein: protein MNEKKELRRLFVFDWRILISILFLMVAGAIAVYSSTYSPDSGKTSWIFLKYIFFSVVGLVIMCITMFINYTKLAEHRMSLYIPMLIVLILVLIPGVGTTINGSSSWLFGMQPSEFGKIVMIIFLAGYLDQIGDKIKQEKYFLIAGIFISIPIGLVLMQPDLGTVLVYCFIVFVMLFVGGVPLRYIISLLSIGVIGLSIPMFLEYKRMSDDINNILFNFLSQRLYIGYIAGGFLFISILLLTINFYMNNKYVELFSFSFFVLFLSMCAALTFDIGLKTYQKERLLVFMNPELTRLSSGYNIIQSLIAVGSGGLFGEGFLNGSQSQLNFIPQQVNDFIFSNICEEWGFIGSALVVLAYATIFVRGITVAYFAKDRLGALIISGVIAMFLCHVLINIGMVVGMMPITGLTLPFVSSGGSSILTFSISIGLIFNVEARRYVH from the coding sequence ATGAATGAAAAAAAAGAATTAAGAAGATTATTCGTATTTGATTGGAGAATACTTATTTCTATACTTTTTCTTATGGTAGCAGGTGCTATAGCAGTATATTCTTCCACATATTCTCCAGATTCTGGTAAAACGAGTTGGATATTTTTAAAATATATATTTTTCTCTGTTGTTGGTCTTGTTATTATGTGTATTACTATGTTTATCAACTACACAAAACTTGCAGAGCACAGAATGTCTTTATATATACCGATGCTTATTGTTTTAATACTTGTACTTATTCCTGGTGTAGGTACTACAATAAACGGAAGTAGTAGTTGGCTTTTTGGTATGCAGCCTTCAGAGTTTGGTAAGATAGTAATGATTATATTTTTGGCTGGTTATTTGGACCAAATAGGTGATAAAATAAAACAGGAAAAATATTTTTTAATAGCTGGTATTTTTATTTCTATACCTATTGGGTTAGTTTTAATGCAGCCGGATTTGGGTACTGTTTTGGTATATTGTTTTATAGTATTTGTTATGCTATTTGTTGGAGGGGTGCCTTTAAGATATATTATATCATTATTAAGTATAGGGGTTATAGGCTTATCTATACCTATGTTTTTGGAATATAAGAGAATGTCTGATGATATAAATAATATTCTCTTTAACTTCTTATCACAAAGACTTTATATAGGTTATATTGCCGGAGGATTTTTGTTTATATCAATACTTCTTCTCACAATAAACTTCTATATGAATAATAAATATGTAGAATTATTTTCATTTTCTTTTTTTGTTTTATTTTTAAGTATGTGTGCTGCTTTAACTTTTGATATAGGATTAAAAACTTATCAAAAAGAGAGATTATTAGTATTTATGAACCCAGAGCTTACAAGGCTTAGTTCGGGGTACAACATCATTCAATCTCTCATTGCTGTTGGAAGCGGCGGGCTTTTTGGGGAGGGCTTTCTTAATGGAAGTCAGTCTCAATTAAACTTTATACCTCAGCAGGTAAATGACTTTATTTTCTCTAATATTTGTGAGGAGTGGGGATTTATAGGAAGTGCTTTAGTTGTATTAGCTTATGCTACTATATTTGTGAGGGGTATTACGGTTGCTTATTTTGCTAAAGATAGACTTGGGGCATTGATTATATCGGGAGTAATAGCAATGTTTTTATGCCACGTGCTTATTAATATTGGGATGGTGGTTGGTATGATGCCTATTACGGGTTTAACTTTGCCTTTTGTAAGCAGCGGAGGCTCTTCAATTTTAACTTTTTCTATATCTATTGGGCTTATATTTAATGTTGAAGCTAGAAGGTATGTACATTAA
- the mrdA gene encoding penicillin-binding protein 2: MTFLEIELNKDKKIEGEDFKYKKKLIVVLIISVLISAMLIIRLFYLQIILNSHYDSLARNNKEQIIPIDAYRGEIFDRNGVIVAENIKIYTMYIIPVYLPKNYFEREELLYRVSKLFNIDLGYIKESLSKVSKNSYDSVEISDNISMSQMSYLAERSEDFPGVYYGSKSIRNYPLGETMTHILGYIGNISQEEYESKRIEGYRRDSVIGKEGVEQYYDKELRGIDGYEQWIVDSRNRVKETIAPAVGKPIPGKKLILSIDSKIQKDAEELLRGQVGTIIISKPTTGEILAMVSSPWYDPNIFIGKIDAKKYSELINNPANPFWNKAIRGRYPPGSTFKLVSALGALAEGRIGAYTTRFCAGGMLLENRFYRCTGHHGYVNMYKAIQFSCNTYFYNLAYELGPNFIKKYAELLGFGELTGIDLPGEKIGTVPSSEWKRRKIGEYWWDGDTLQYAIGQGYMSATPIAVHMATSAIINDGVMYRPHVVKEIRSSQTDEVIYNNDKIVMKKLDISKDIFTVIKEGMRMAVAGGTARNGAWSPNIKLAAKTSTAQNAQGKDHTWITIYGPYNQRPKDDMIAVTVMLENSGGGGGSTAGPIATAMLRSIIDGDDPIQARNSIYGRMQSIYRQIRMARQQQALENAENNENTQNNENANNNINTQEDNRIQYE; encoded by the coding sequence ATGACTTTTTTAGAAATTGAATTAAATAAAGATAAAAAAATCGAAGGCGAAGATTTTAAATATAAGAAAAAGCTGATAGTAGTATTAATTATTTCTGTATTAATATCGGCTATGCTTATTATTAGGCTATTTTATTTGCAAATAATTTTGAACTCCCATTATGATAGTTTGGCAAGAAACAATAAAGAACAAATAATACCAATAGATGCCTATAGGGGAGAGATATTCGATAGAAATGGTGTTATTGTGGCAGAGAACATCAAAATCTACACAATGTATATTATACCTGTTTATTTGCCTAAGAATTATTTTGAGAGAGAAGAGCTGCTATATAGGGTTTCTAAACTATTTAATATAGATTTAGGTTATATAAAAGAAAGCTTATCTAAAGTTTCTAAAAACAGTTATGATTCTGTAGAGATATCAGATAACATTAGTATGTCTCAGATGAGTTATTTGGCAGAGCGTTCTGAGGATTTTCCTGGTGTATATTACGGCAGTAAGTCTATAAGAAATTATCCTCTTGGCGAGACTATGACGCATATATTAGGGTATATAGGTAATATTTCACAGGAAGAGTATGAAAGCAAAAGAATAGAAGGTTATAGAAGAGACAGTGTTATAGGTAAAGAAGGTGTTGAGCAGTATTATGATAAAGAGCTTAGAGGAATAGACGGTTATGAGCAGTGGATAGTGGACTCAAGAAACAGAGTAAAAGAAACTATTGCCCCTGCAGTTGGTAAGCCTATACCGGGTAAAAAATTAATACTTAGCATAGATTCTAAAATACAAAAGGATGCAGAAGAGCTTCTTAGAGGGCAGGTTGGAACTATTATAATATCAAAGCCTACTACTGGTGAAATACTTGCTATGGTAAGTTCGCCTTGGTATGACCCTAATATTTTTATAGGCAAAATAGATGCTAAAAAATATTCTGAGCTTATTAATAACCCTGCTAATCCGTTTTGGAATAAGGCTATAAGGGGAAGATATCCTCCGGGTTCTACTTTCAAGCTTGTTAGTGCTTTGGGTGCTCTTGCTGAGGGAAGAATTGGAGCTTATACTACAAGATTCTGTGCGGGCGGTATGCTTCTTGAAAACAGATTTTATAGATGTACTGGTCATCACGGCTATGTTAATATGTATAAGGCTATTCAGTTTTCTTGCAACACTTATTTTTATAACTTGGCTTATGAGCTTGGACCAAACTTCATAAAGAAATATGCTGAATTATTAGGCTTTGGAGAGCTTACAGGAATAGATTTGCCAGGTGAGAAAATAGGTACAGTTCCTAGTTCTGAATGGAAGAGAAGAAAGATTGGTGAATATTGGTGGGACGGTGATACGCTTCAATATGCTATTGGACAGGGTTATATGTCTGCTACTCCTATAGCGGTTCATATGGCTACTTCTGCTATAATAAATGACGGCGTTATGTATAGACCTCATGTTGTTAAAGAGATTAGAAGTTCTCAGACTGATGAGGTGATATATAACAATGATAAGATTGTAATGAAAAAATTAGATATAAGCAAAGATATATTTACAGTAATAAAAGAAGGCATGAGAATGGCTGTAGCAGGAGGTACTGCAAGAAACGGTGCTTGGTCGCCTAATATAAAATTGGCAGCTAAAACTTCTACTGCACAAAATGCTCAAGGTAAAGACCATACTTGGATTACCATTTATGGACCTTATAATCAAAGACCTAAAGATGATATGATTGCTGTAACAGTTATGCTTGAAAACAGTGGTGGTGGCGGCGGTTCTACTGCTGGACCTATTGCTACTGCTATGCTTCGCTCTATAATAGACGGAGATGATCCTATACAAGCTAGAAACTCTATATATGGAAGAATGCAAAGTATATACCGACAAATTAGAATGGCTAGACAGCAGCAAGCTTTGGAAAATGCTGAAAATAATGAGAATACTCAAAATAATGAAAATGCTAATAACAATATAAATACTCAAGAGGATAATAGAATACAATATGAATGA
- a CDS encoding ROK family protein translates to MKDAVISLDIGGTSIKGAIINKEGNILYKDNFNIEANFTSEEHKKNISNIIKNLLDNMPSEYNAIGIGLDCPGVMNSETLHMGGAENVPGLFGIKFSDIGDLFGLPVKTANDASMAALGEAKYGSGKDKEYKSVMFITLGTGVGGGFVFNGKLFTGSLGGAGEVGHVFVVPDGDKCNCGSNGCIERYASATGFIAMAKQKIHKNVLPTNLTYEELDKGKAKALFDAAKKGDALAKETIAECSYYLGMSIAQALNMLDLDLVLIGGGLCKDFDMMIEHINRGVRNYGLRMMVNNLEIKPASLGNDAGVLGCAAMFFKN, encoded by the coding sequence ATGAAAGATGCAGTTATATCTTTAGATATTGGAGGCACTTCAATAAAGGGTGCTATTATTAACAAAGAGGGAAATATTTTATATAAAGATAATTTTAATATAGAAGCTAATTTTACTTCTGAAGAACATAAGAAAAATATATCAAACATAATAAAAAATCTTTTAGATAATATGCCTTCAGAATATAATGCTATAGGAATTGGCTTAGATTGTCCGGGTGTTATGAATTCTGAAACTCTCCATATGGGCGGGGCAGAGAATGTTCCGGGGTTATTCGGAATTAAGTTTTCTGATATAGGCGATTTATTTGGATTACCTGTGAAAACTGCCAATGATGCGAGTATGGCTGCATTGGGTGAGGCTAAATATGGAAGCGGTAAGGATAAAGAATATAAATCTGTAATGTTTATTACACTCGGCACTGGTGTAGGCGGAGGGTTTGTATTTAACGGAAAATTATTTACAGGTTCTTTAGGAGGAGCTGGTGAAGTAGGGCATGTATTTGTAGTTCCAGATGGAGATAAATGTAATTGCGGCTCAAACGGTTGTATAGAACGTTATGCTTCTGCTACTGGTTTTATTGCTATGGCTAAACAAAAAATACATAAAAATGTTCTTCCTACCAATTTAACTTATGAAGAATTAGATAAAGGAAAGGCTAAGGCTTTATTTGATGCAGCTAAGAAAGGTGATGCTCTTGCTAAGGAAACTATTGCTGAATGTTCTTATTATTTAGGTATGTCTATAGCGCAGGCTTTGAATATGCTTGATTTGGATTTAGTTCTTATAGGCGGCGGGCTTTGTAAAGATTTTGATATGATGATAGAGCATATTAATAGGGGAGTAAGAAATTACGGACTTAGAATGATGGTAAACAACCTTGAAATAAAGCCTGCTTCTTTAGGAAATGATGCCGGCGTATTGGGCTGTGCTGCTATGTTCTTTAAAAATTAA
- a CDS encoding N-acetylmuramoyl-L-alanine amidase family protein, with the protein MENKNRFIIFSTVIIVLIIISFSSLMITANDNINKDINYKKINNNQNTYISNKKENKKIRILIDPGHNAATKGSKGFLGYEYYMTLRLAKQLTAILDKDDRFEYTLSRTGAYYDRPIKEYITNNYQKLLGIYNTEIDEAERTGNLTRYQTMELYAIRHYAIDNNFDALISLHFDYMPYIKQREKTEGFHIIVSPYNGEFQTSMKIANKISERMQESYKISPVIAIDNILPNNVWKFYNKEDLLNKGITLRGLVLLGDSFEYEYNKQTFKKDIPSVMIESGFIHDWRLGSTKELSNISDKIYQALVDVYYN; encoded by the coding sequence ATGGAAAATAAAAATCGTTTTATAATTTTTTCTACAGTTATTATTGTATTAATTATCATATCATTCTCTTCTTTAATGATAACAGCAAATGATAATATTAATAAAGATATAAACTATAAAAAAATAAATAATAATCAAAATACTTATATAAGCAACAAAAAAGAAAACAAAAAAATTAGAATATTAATAGACCCAGGTCATAATGCAGCTACAAAGGGTTCTAAAGGTTTTTTAGGTTATGAATATTACATGACTTTGAGACTTGCAAAACAGCTTACTGCAATACTCGATAAAGATGACAGATTTGAATATACTCTTAGCAGAACTGGAGCATATTATGACAGACCTATAAAAGAATATATAACAAATAACTACCAAAAGTTATTAGGCATATACAACACAGAAATAGATGAAGCTGAAAGAACAGGAAATCTAACAAGATATCAAACTATGGAGCTGTATGCTATTAGACATTATGCCATAGACAATAATTTTGATGCTTTAATAAGTTTACATTTTGATTATATGCCTTATATAAAACAAAGAGAAAAAACAGAAGGATTTCATATTATAGTTAGTCCGTATAATGGCGAGTTTCAAACTTCTATGAAAATAGCAAATAAGATATCTGAAAGAATGCAGGAAAGCTATAAAATATCTCCTGTTATAGCAATAGATAATATACTTCCAAATAATGTATGGAAATTCTACAATAAAGAAGATTTATTAAATAAAGGCATAACTTTAAGAGGTTTAGTTTTATTGGGTGACAGCTTTGAATATGAGTACAATAAACAAACATTCAAAAAAGATATACCTTCAGTTATGATAGAATCCGGATTCATACATGATTGGAGACTAGGAAGCACCAAAGAATTAAGTAATATATCAGATAAAATATATCAAGCTTTAGTAGATGTATACTATAATTAA
- a CDS encoding M20 family metallopeptidase: MDNKKLNDIIINMRRELHQIPEIGTDLPQTKKYVLDKLKSLGLEVKECSIDSGIVCDIGNANSGNIVGIRADMDGLPIVEETGVEYASKNGNMHACGHDAHTACLLGAAHYLLENKDRLKNGAVRLVFQTAEEISKGANNLIKDGLLDGVSAIVGTHIGTIATDVPSGEFVLQEGPLMASNDKFVIKVIGKGSHGAYPHSGVDPVLTASQIIQGIYNIKSREIIATDPTVISICIVNGGSQYNIIPSEVNIEGTFRTFSEENRKFIGNRIKEISESIAIANRAKAEVNMEWGCPPVINDGKIANELSEVCKELGFKKSAPFTPSMGGEDFAEYQHKMPGVFIFFSTMTEKNIPHHNSKFEIDESKLYQPSILMSEWAIKRLGGK; encoded by the coding sequence ATGGATAACAAAAAACTCAATGACATAATTATTAACATGAGGAGAGAATTACACCAAATACCAGAGATTGGTACAGATTTGCCTCAAACAAAAAAATATGTCCTTGATAAATTAAAATCATTAGGACTTGAGGTAAAAGAATGTTCTATAGACTCTGGAATAGTATGCGATATAGGAAATGCTAATAGCGGTAATATAGTTGGTATTAGGGCAGATATGGACGGCTTACCTATAGTTGAAGAAACTGGTGTTGAATATGCTTCAAAAAATGGTAATATGCATGCTTGCGGACATGATGCTCATACTGCTTGTTTATTAGGAGCTGCTCATTATTTATTAGAAAATAAAGACAGATTAAAAAATGGTGCTGTAAGATTAGTTTTTCAAACTGCTGAAGAGATATCTAAAGGAGCAAATAATTTAATAAAAGATGGTTTATTAGATGGTGTTAGTGCTATAGTTGGTACACATATAGGTACTATAGCTACAGACGTACCTAGCGGAGAGTTTGTTCTTCAAGAAGGCCCATTAATGGCATCTAATGATAAATTTGTTATTAAGGTTATAGGAAAAGGTTCTCATGGTGCTTATCCTCATTCTGGAGTAGACCCTGTATTAACTGCAAGTCAAATAATACAAGGTATATATAATATAAAAAGCAGAGAAATAATAGCTACTGACCCTACAGTAATATCTATATGTATTGTAAACGGCGGAAGTCAATATAATATTATACCTTCAGAAGTAAATATAGAAGGTACTTTTAGAACATTTAGCGAAGAAAACAGAAAATTCATAGGAAACAGAATAAAAGAGATATCAGAGTCTATTGCTATAGCTAATAGAGCAAAAGCAGAAGTAAATATGGAATGGGGCTGTCCTCCTGTTATTAATGACGGCAAAATAGCTAATGAATTATCAGAAGTATGTAAGGAATTAGGATTTAAAAAGTCAGCACCTTTTACTCCTTCTATGGGCGGAGAAGATTTTGCTGAATATCAACATAAAATGCCTGGAGTATTTATTTTCTTCTCTACTATGACAGAAAAAAATATTCCGCATCATAATAGTAAATTTGAGATAGATGAATCAAAATTATATCAGCCTAGTATATTAATGAGCGAATGGGCAATTAAGCGTTTAGGAGGTAAATAA
- a CDS encoding fused response regulator/phosphatase, giving the protein MAITKNNILTEKVLIVDTNIDYAKFIQKFLKKNNYLCYIALSYEEAINMTYEKIPDCILVDYMLPNAGACRLAGYIKSDNLLKNIAVLFLTASDNKTESLKAFDCGADGFFEKSIDTDLFLSKMKSYIRLKKAIESNMMYMDILKRDIEYAAKLQKTILSYGNTSIPKNEISIYHYAPNEVSGDYSGIKLINDGYYAILLADVSGHGVAASMLTILIKSFFDSHAIIDDKNTSPAVFLDKLNKFFIEEGFDKNLFACVFYALYNNETGKLLCSSAGSPKPIYYSNSEDEIHTIDIDGTLIGMIDESEYTEIEIQLNRNDTLFVFTDGAYEIFDDNNNMFGDEHLRQIFSKNVKSNVDDIKEKIITEIKSFTKEPLKDDVSMILLKRTT; this is encoded by the coding sequence ATGGCTATTACAAAAAATAACATTTTAACAGAGAAAGTATTAATAGTTGATACTAATATTGATTATGCTAAGTTTATTCAAAAATTCTTAAAAAAAAATAATTATTTATGTTATATAGCTTTGTCTTATGAAGAGGCTATTAATATGACTTATGAAAAAATACCAGATTGTATATTAGTTGATTATATGCTTCCTAATGCAGGAGCTTGCAGATTAGCTGGATATATAAAATCTGATAATTTATTAAAAAACATAGCCGTACTTTTTTTAACTGCCTCTGATAATAAAACAGAATCCCTTAAAGCATTTGACTGCGGTGCTGATGGATTTTTTGAGAAGTCTATTGATACGGATTTATTTCTTTCTAAAATGAAATCTTATATTAGACTTAAAAAAGCGATAGAGTCTAATATGATGTATATGGATATATTAAAAAGAGATATAGAATATGCTGCCAAATTGCAAAAAACTATACTTTCTTATGGGAATACTTCTATACCTAAAAATGAAATATCTATATACCATTATGCGCCTAATGAGGTTTCTGGTGATTATAGCGGAATAAAGCTTATTAATGATGGATATTATGCTATACTTCTTGCTGATGTGTCTGGGCATGGGGTTGCTGCCAGCATGCTTACTATTTTAATAAAATCTTTTTTTGATTCGCATGCTATTATAGATGATAAAAACACTTCTCCTGCTGTTTTTTTAGATAAGCTTAATAAATTTTTTATAGAAGAGGGCTTTGATAAAAACTTATTTGCATGTGTATTTTATGCTCTTTACAATAATGAAACAGGTAAATTATTATGTTCTTCTGCCGGCTCTCCAAAACCTATTTATTATTCAAACAGTGAAGATGAAATACATACTATAGATATAGATGGTACTTTAATTGGAATGATTGATGAGAGTGAATATACAGAGATTGAAATTCAATTGAACAGAAACGATACTTTATTTGTTTTTACAGATGGAGCTTATGAAATATTTGATGATAATAATAATATGTTTGGTGATGAACATCTAAGGCAAATATTTTCTAAAAATGTTAAAAGCAATGTTGATGATATTAAAGAAAAAATTATTACTGAGATAAAATCTTTCACAAAAGAACCTTTAAAAGATGATGTTAGTATGATTCTTTTAAAAAGAACTACTTAA